One Triticum dicoccoides isolate Atlit2015 ecotype Zavitan chromosome 5B, WEW_v2.0, whole genome shotgun sequence genomic window carries:
- the LOC119307256 gene encoding putative disease resistance protein RGA3, giving the protein MAASALVFAGKSVATSAISFLVNKAFSYIDEYCKSESMDELKNRLLRAMPHIQAVFDVVNPELVREQSSGLDAWLWQLRDAVEAAEDAIDELEYYELEEKAKDQKVSEWGSPLVKMKHKFVRSLGPAVNKTIKKISHRDTLKRLMKSVDDLDKAAIGVSDFLKLTDHLSGGSSTSSQQKVQKLMDNDRQTSSILSATIFIGREKEKEQIIGWLTNTSDELGETRVRRTNSIPIISVIGHGGMGKTTLAQSICNQDEVLKHFKVIWTTISTSFDATSVTSKILEDATRVKPSSDHLEPLQRDLKEKLAFINFLLVLDDVWEDKKRDEWEKLFAPLKELNTTGSKILLTTRMQSVADMAAKVMGVERDKFLTLQGLEDDKNLKLFNHHAFSGLNPRDSYLELIGEQIAKKLRGCPLVTKVVAEHLQSNMTPEYWRRFLHQGLEHFKGTEKDIMNVLRLSYYHLPTELQICFRYCCIFPQDYRFGKKQLVQMWIGSGLIASGIQSLEDTGEQFLAQLTRKSFFDMKPITFGWEEKESYVMHDLMHELASNVSTGECARICDPVQLQDEKYTVRHLCIVNIHSFSADEVKKISHFKNLRTIIIRDIPLVENATVCALQMIVETSKSLRLLYAELRNQSCFAIKFGNLKHLRYIFMSSIAQDKICGVAKLYHLMFLYHGFFGTKIHEARYLGNLECLRCVSYGGVHGFGNFPVSRLTSLQELHNYMVEERTCNKISAIGSLRDLRELGLQGLENVKNCEEAKSAKLKEKQHLNSLFMEWSTPDQIMTDELVLDHLEPHVNIKVLKIQGYPGPKIPSWIEDSSVKNLVSLRLISCINWEYLPSLGDLVFLKFLMLEDLRKLRQIGRSSDMSGSSSTELLLPQRLHSLEVNECRELRELPILPPSLVSLNIGDVCLTKLPIIGKIPSGSIEPKSSKLTDIIITNCPCLTSLEGSLLEQKLHMGTLDALRINNCQDLQSAPIPFEEIKELKMLIITACPKLRTMRDGKDKLVPSSLRNLTIGQCGDLELPLLESLHLLTNLSALMLENCSSLVSLPSGDVFKSLRSLQTMHIKECENLSSLGGLGSLPTLYFLVIRGCGKLAEAGSSLTRVASGSGGEDEHLVEPGSSLEITNLDIDLPSLLHLEPLKSLCRTEYLCINNTVSEMDSLPERWLLQNRSSLRLLTIPKADSLRSLPPRMQDLCSLQELYLIDAGQLQSLPYLPSSLKALRLPGCHPDLKKKITKHGSPEWNKIAHIPYAQIGDSLFISGKKKHKRPSPN; this is encoded by the exons ATGGCTGCCTCTGCACTCGTTTTTGCAGGGAAATCTGTGGCGACTTCGGCCATATCCTTCTTGGTCAACAAGGCTTTCAGCTACATCGATGAGTACTGCAAGTCCGAAAGCATGGATGAGTTGAAGAATCGGCTCCTGCGGGCCATGCCACATATCCAGGCGGTGTTTGATGTCGTCAACCCAGAACTTGTCAGGGAGCAGAGCAGCGGCCTCGACGCGTGGCTCTGGCAGCTCAGGGACGCGGTCGAGGCGGCTGAGGACGCCATCGATGAGCTTGAATACTACGAGCTCGAGGAGAAGGCCAAGGACCAAAAGGTTAGTGAATGGGGTTCTCCTCTTGTTAAGATGAAGCACAAGTTTGTCAGGTCTCTTGGCCCTGCTGTCAACAAGACTATCAAGAAAATTAGTCACCGTGATACTCTGAAGAGATTGATGAAATCTGTGGATGATTTAGACAAGGCTGCCATAGGTGTTAGTGATTTCCTCAAGCTCACAGACCATCTCAGTGGAGGTTCTTCTACCAGCAGTCAGCAGAAAGTTCAGAAGCTCATGGACAATGATCGCCAGACTAGTTCAATATTAAGTGCAACCATTTTTATTGGACGAGAAAAGGAGAAAGAACAGATTATTGGATGGCTAACCAACACGTCAGATGAATTGGGAGAAACTAGGGTCAGAAGGACCAATAGTATTCCAATTATTTCAGTTATTGGTCATGGTGGCATGGGGAAGACTACCTTGGCTCAGAGCATATGCAATCAAGATGAGGTACTAAAGCATTTTAAGGTCATCTGGACCACCATATCTACTAGCTTTGATGCGACATCGGTGACAAGTAAAATACTGGAAGACGCTACGCGCGTGAAACCGAGCAGCGATCATTTGGAACCACTACAACGGGACCTCAAAGAGAAACTCGCATTCATTAATTTTTTGTTAGTTCTAGATGACGTTTGGGAAGATAAGAAGAGAGATGAATGGGAGAAGTTATTTGCTCCTCTGAAGGAACTGAACACTACTGGGAGCAAAATTCTGTTGACAACCCGAATGCAATCTGTAGCAGACATGGCTGCAAAGGTGATGGGGGTCGAAAGGGATAAGTTCTTGACATTACAAGGACTGGAAGATGATAAAAATCTCAAGCTCTTCAATCATCATGCCTTTTCCGGTTTGAATCCAAGAGATTCATATTTGGAGTTAATTGGAGAACAAATTGCAAAGAAACTGAGAGGATGTCCCTTGGTAACGAAGGTTGTCGCTGAGCatctgcaaagcaatatgacacctGAATACTGGAGAAGATTCTTGCATCAAGGATTGGAACATTTTAAAGGAACCGAAAAAGATATTATGAATGTTCTCAGATTGAGCTACTACCACTTACCAACAGAGCTACAGATTTGTTTTCGGTATTGTTGCATATTTCCGCAGGACTATAGATTTGGAAAGAAACAATTGGTGCAAATGTGGATTGGTTCTGGATTAATTGCAAGTGGCATTCAATCTTTGGAGGATACCGGAGAACAATTCTTGGCTCAGCTAACTAGAAAGTCGTTCTTTGATATGAAACCTATAACTTTTGGATGGGAAGAAAAAGAAAGTTATGTAATGCATGACTTGATGCATGAATTAGCAAGCAATGTGTCCACCGGTGAATGTGCAAGAATATGTGATCCTGTTCAACTTCAAGATGAGAAGTATACAGTCCGACACCTATGCATTGTCAATATTCACAGTTTCTCTGCTGATGAGGTCAAGAAAATCTCCCATTTTAAGAATCTACGCACTATTATCATTCGTGATATCCCGCTAGTTGAAAATGCTACTGTTTGCGCACTTCAAATGATAGTTGAGACCTCAAAATCACTGCGACTATTATATGCAGAATTACGAAACCAATCCTGTTTTGCAATCAAGTTTGGTAACTTAAAACATCTTCGCTATATCTTCATGAGTTCGATAGCACAAGACAAGATATGTGGGGTCGCAAAACTTTATCACTTGATGTTCCTTTACCATGGTTTTTTTGGGACCAAAATACATGAAGCAAGATATTTAGGGAACCTTGAATGCCTGCGGTGTGTATCCTATGGTGGTGTGCATGGATTTGGTAATTTTCCTGTAAGCAGGCTCACTTCTCTTCAGGAATTACATAATTATATGGTAGAAGAAAGAACATGCAACAAAATAAGTGCAATTGGGAGCTTAAGAGATCTTCGTGAATTAGGTCTGCAGGGTCTTGAGAATGTTAAGAATTGTGAAGAAGCTAAGAGTGCCAAGTTGAAGGAAAAACAACATCTCAACTCACTATTCATGGAGTGGTCGACACCTGATCAAATCATGACAGATGAGTTAGTTCTTGACCACCTTGAGCCACATGTTAATATCAAGGTATTGAAAATTCAAGGTTACCCAGGTCCCAAAATTCCATCTTGGATAGAGGACAGCTCTGTAAAAAATCTGGTATCTCTCAGGTTGATAAGTTGCATTAATTGGGAATATCTTCCCTCTCTTGGCGATTTGGTATTTTTGAAGTTTCTAATGTTGGAGGACCTTCGTAAGCTACGTCAGATTGGTCGATCATCTGATATGTCTGGTAGTAGCTCCACGGAGTTGCTGTTACCTCAAAGACTTCATAGTTTGGAAGTAAATGAATGCCGAGAACTGAGGGAGTTACCTATTCTACCTCCAAGCCTAGTGTCACTGAATATAGGAGATGTTTGTCTGACCAAACTTCCTATTATTGGAAAGATACCGAGTGGAAGCATCGAGCCAAAATCATCTAAGTTGACTGATATAATTATCACCAACTGTCCATGCTTAACTTCGCTGGAAGGGAGCCTTTTGGAGCAAAAATTGCACATGGGAACTCTCGATGCCCTAAGAATTAATAATTGTCAGGATCTGCAATCCGCCCCCATACCATTTGAAGAAATTAAAGAGCTTAAGATGCTCATAATAACGGCATGTCCAAAGTTGAGGACGATGAGAGATGGCAAAGATAAGCTTGTGCCATCATCACTAAGAAACCTTACTATTGGCCAGTGTGGTGACCTGGAACTTCCACTACTTGAGTCACTCCACCTGCTCACCAACTTATCTGCACTTATGCTGGAAAACTGCTCGAGCCTGGTGTCCCTCCCCTCCGGGGATGTATTCAAGAGTCTCAGGTCTTTGCAGACCATGCACATAAAGGAATGCGAGAATCTCTCGTCCTTGGGAGGGCTCGGATCACTTCCAACCCTCTATTTCTTAGTAATTAGAGGGTGCGGTAAACTCGCGGAGGCTGGGTCCTCGCTAACTCGAGTTGCATCTGGTTCTGGTGGCGAAGACGAGCATCTGGTGGAGCCCGGTAGCTCACTGGAGATAACAAATCTTGACATTGAtctgccgtccctgctgcatcttgAGCCACTCAAGAGTCTCTGCCGCACCGAATATTTGTGTATCAATAACACTGTGTCAGAGATGGATAGCTTACCTGAACGATGGCTGCTACAGAACCGTTCATCCCTCCGACTGCTGACTATACCCAAAGCAGATTCCTTGAGATCGCTCCCACCCAGAATGCAAGACCTCTGCTCTCTCCAGGAATTGTACCTAATTGATGCTGGGCAACTCCAGTCACTTCCATATCTGCCCTCCTCCTTGAAGGCCCTCAGACTTCCAGGATGCCATCCGGACCTGAAGAAGAAGATTACCAAACATGGAAGCCCCGAATGGAACAAGATTGCTCACATCCCTTATGCGCAAATAG GTGATTCACTTTTCATCAGTGGCAAGAAGAAACACAAAAGGCCTTCACCAAACTAA